The DNA window TCGATGCGCACGTTGCCGCCCCGTCCCATACGGGTCAGGATACCACACCGGTCCCGCGCATCCATTCTGCTACACTGAGCCTTTCCAATGGGGGGGCGGAGATGCGGGTCATTGGCGTCGGGAACATCCTTCTTTGCGACGAGGGGATCGGGGTCCACGTCGTGCGGGAGTTATCCCGGAGGGGAGAGATGCCGGGGATGGAGTTCGTGGACGGCGGGGTGGCCGGCGCCACCCTCCTCAACCTGGTCGAGGGGGAGGAACGCGTCGTCCTGGTCGACGCCGTCGACGCCCCGTTCCCGCCGGGGACGGTCGTGCGGATGACCCCTGACGAACTGGCGGGGAGCGGCGGGCCCGCCTGGTCCCTCCACGACCTGAACCTCGCCGGCACGATCGGGATGATGCGGCTGCGCGAGACCCTGCCGGAGATGATCCTCCTCGGCATCGTCCCCGCCGACATCGAAACGTACAGCCTCGAACTGTCGGAGCCGATCGTGGCGCGATTCGGGGAAATCGTTGAAAAGGTGCGGTCCGAGATCGCGGCGTTCGCGGCCTCCCCCCCCTTGTGACGAGCCGCCCCGTGGGCATCGCGGCAATCGAGATCACCGCCCGCGGGGTGGTGCAAGGGGTCGGGTTCCGGCCGTTCGTCCACCGGCTGGCGGTGCGGTGCGGGCTCGCCGGGTGGGTCGAGAACACCCCGGGGAGCGTCGTTCTCCATATAGAAGGGGACGCGGCCGCGCTCTCGCGCTTTCGCGCTCTCTTCCGTTCGGAGATCCCCCCCGCGGCGCGCGTGACCCGTCTCTCCGTCCGCAAGGTGTCGCCCACCGGCCTCCAGGGGTTCACGATCCGGGCGAGCCGCCGCGACGGGGTCGCCCTCTCCACGATCCCGCCGGACATCGCGACGTGCCCCGAATGCCTGCGGGAGCTCGCCGATCCCGCGGACCGCCGCCACCGGTACCCGTTCACCAACTGCACGAATTGC is part of the Deltaproteobacteria bacterium genome and encodes:
- a CDS encoding hydrogenase maturation protease, whose protein sequence is MRVIGVGNILLCDEGIGVHVVRELSRRGEMPGMEFVDGGVAGATLLNLVEGEERVVLVDAVDAPFPPGTVVRMTPDELAGSGGPAWSLHDLNLAGTIGMMRLRETLPEMILLGIVPADIETYSLELSEPIVARFGEIVEKVRSEIAAFAASPPL